Proteins co-encoded in one Osmerus mordax isolate fOsmMor3 chromosome 11, fOsmMor3.pri, whole genome shotgun sequence genomic window:
- the LOC136951864 gene encoding amyloid beta precursor protein binding family B member 1-like isoform X4 has protein sequence MGGHDDEVSYVVNNQRQDEELKNKLNDSSNWGDQESTGSNAKWVKDGQNQLRKVAEKHQDQDHNCNINLNGNEDDHPPQNTTQEEQQGNEEHTVSPKTIHALGLTEEESKTLLNDPILIDSLESSEDKEGGEDDKEKEKSEGDEESLTRTSGKKESEQSHVELDKEGCVTGRSACLLFSNENGPSSDEESNWTALSQDGPAEGSPNGNRESFWDSNAFETDTDLPSGWMRVRDTSGTYYWHIPTGTTQWDPPSPLDKPGGDSIMSSSMSLETEPEETWGDMSNPDEGAVEEEPWKEEGEVASDQSLKEFEGATLRYASINLNYNCSHSEEEEKLGPLCTDLEAKCFAVRSLGWVEMSEEDMAPGKSSVAVNNCIRQLSYHKHNLHDTAGIWGEGKDMLMVLENDTMNLIDPLGQTLLHSQPIHSIRVWGVGRDNGRDFAYVARDNLTQVLKCHVFRCDSPAKNIATSLHEMCSKIMTERKSTKPGLSRLNSDPCKPMDIPVQEFPVPKNELFQRFLVYYLGNVPVAKPVGMDTVNEALAVAMNGNGKQDWTPVSVNVAPATLTILTRETQEVLSECRVRFLSFMGVGKDVHTFAFIMAEGPGDFICHMFWCEPNAASLSEAVQAACMLRYQKCLDARPPSLGSCLPTPPTDSVARRVRKGVQSLLGSFKSYRSGSQSP, from the exons ATGGGTGGTCATGATGATGAGGTGTCATACGTAGTCAACAACCAGCGACAGGATGAAGAGTTGAAGAACAAGCTGAATGACAGCAGCAATTGGGGTGACCAGGAGTCAACTGGTAGCAATGCCAAGTGGGTCAAAGATGGCCAGAACCAGCTGCGCAAGGTAGCAGAgaagcaccaggaccaggaccacaaCTGCAACATCAACCTCAATGGAAACGAGGACGATCACCCACCGCAGAACACCACTCAGGAAGAGCAACAGGGGAACGAGGAACACACCGTGTCCCCCAAGACCATCCATGCCCTGGGCCTGACCGAAGAGGAGTCCAAGACCCTCCTCAACGATCCAATACTCATCGACTCTCTGGAATCCTCCGAGGataaggaggggggtgaggacgaCAAAGAAAAGGAGAAGTCTGAAGGAGACGAAGAGAGCTTGACTCGTACCAGCGGAAAGAAAGAGTCCGAGCAGAGCCACGTGGAGTTGGATAAAGAGGGATGCGTGACGGGTAGAAGTGCTTGTCTGCTGTTCTCCAATGAGAACGGCCCGTCGAGTGATGAGGAATCCAACTGGACTGCACTGTCTCAGGATGGCCCTGCTGAAGGCTCGCCCAATGGAAACAGAG aGTCCTTCTGGGATTCCAATGCGTTTGAGACGGACACAGACCTGCCATCAGGCTGGATGCGTGTCCGAGACACCTCAGGCACGTATTACTGGCACATCCCCACAGGAACCACCCAGTGGgatcctccatcccccctggaTAAGCCAGGGGGGGACTCCATCATGTCCTCCAGCATGTCCCTGGAGACCGAACCAGAG GAGACATGGGGGGATATGTCTAACCCGGATGAAGGAGCTGTAGAGGAAGAACCGTGGAAG gaggagggagaggtggcgtCTGACCAGAGCCTGAAGGAGTTTGAGGGAGCAACTCTGCGCTATGCCTCCATCAACCTCAA CTATAACTGTTCCCactccgaggaggaggagaagcttgGTCCTCTCTGCACTGATCTGGAGGCTAAA TGTTTCGCTGTGCGCTCCCTGGGCTGGGTGGAGATGTCCGAAGAGGATATGGCGCCAGGAAAGAGCAGCGTTGCCGTGAACAACTGCATCAGACAGCTGTCTTACCACAAACACAATCTCCACGACACAGCAGGCatctggggggag GGTAAGGACATGCTGATGGTCCTGGAGAATGACACCATGAACCTGATCGACCCCCTGGGCCAGACCCTGCTGCACTCCCAGCCCATCCACAGCATCCGTGTGTGGGGCGTCGGCAGAGACAATGGCAG AGATTTTGCTTATGTGGCAAGAGACAACCTAACCCAAGTCCTGAAGTGTCACGTCTTCCGCTGTGACTCCCCGGCCAAGAACATCGCTACGAGCCTTCATGAGATGTGCTCCAAG ATAATGACAGAGAGGAAATCAACCAAGCCTGGGCTGAGCAGACTGAACTCTGACCCATGCAAACCCATGGACATCCCTGTTCAAG AGTTCCCTGTTCCCAAGAATGAGCTTTTCCAGCGCTTCCTGGTCTATTACCTTGGTAACGTACCTGTGGCAAAGCCAGTAG GCATGGACACAGTCAACGAGGCTTTGGCGGTTGCAATGAACGGCAATGGGAAGCAGGACTGGACCCCCGTGTCTGTCAACGTGGCTCCTGCCACTCTCACCATACTCACCAGAGAG ACGCAGGAAGTGCTGTCGGAGTGCAGGGTTCGTTTCCTGTCCTTCATGGGCGTGGGGAAGGACGTCCACACCTTCGCCTTCATCATGGCCGAGGGCCCAGGGGACTTCATCTGTCACATGTTCTGGTGCGAGCCCAACGCTGCCAGTCTGAGTGAGGCCGTCCAGGCAGCCTGCATG CTGCGCTACCAGAAGTGTCTGGATGCACGGCCCCCCAGCCTGGGCTCCTGCCTGCCCACACCCCCCACTGACTCGGTGGCCCGCCGGGTCAGGAAGGGGGTCCAGAGTCTGCTGGGCAGCTTCAAGAGCTACAGGTCTGGATCCCAGTCCCcctga
- the LOC136951864 gene encoding amyloid beta precursor protein binding family B member 1-like isoform X2 — translation MGGHDDEVSYVVNNQRQDEELKNKLNDSSNWGDQESTGSNAKWVKDGQNQLRKVAEKHQDQDHNCNINLNGNEDDHPPQNTTQEEQQGNEEHTVSPKTIHALGLTEEESKTLLNDPILIDSLESSEDKEGGEDDKEKEKSEGDEESLTRTSGKKESEQSHVELDKEGCVTGRSACLLFSNENGPSSDEESNWTALSQDGPAEGSPNGNRESFWDSNAFETDTDLPSGWMRVRDTSGTYYWHIPTGTTQWDPPSPLDKPGGDSIMSSSMSLETEPEETWGDMSNPDEGAVEEEPWKEEGEVASDQSLKEFEGATLRYASINLNYNCSHSEEEEKLGPLCTDLEAKCFAVRSLGWVEMSEEDMAPGKSSVAVNNCIRQLSYHKHNLHDTAGIWGEGKDMLMVLENDTMNLIDPLGQTLLHSQPIHSIRVWGVGRDNGRDFAYVARDNLTQVLKCHVFRCDSPAKNIATSLHEMCSKIMTERKSTKPGLSRLNSDPCKPMDIPVQEFPVPKNELFQRFLVYYLGNVPVAKPVGKGSMGMDTVNEALAVAMNGNGKQDWTPVSVNVAPATLTILTRETQEVLSECRVRFLSFMGVGKDVHTFAFIMAEGPGDFICHMFWCEPNAASLSEAVQAACMLRYQKCLDARPPSLGSCLPTPPTDSVARRVRKGVQSLLGSFKSYRSGSQSP, via the exons ATGGGTGGTCATGATGATGAGGTGTCATACGTAGTCAACAACCAGCGACAGGATGAAGAGTTGAAGAACAAGCTGAATGACAGCAGCAATTGGGGTGACCAGGAGTCAACTGGTAGCAATGCCAAGTGGGTCAAAGATGGCCAGAACCAGCTGCGCAAGGTAGCAGAgaagcaccaggaccaggaccacaaCTGCAACATCAACCTCAATGGAAACGAGGACGATCACCCACCGCAGAACACCACTCAGGAAGAGCAACAGGGGAACGAGGAACACACCGTGTCCCCCAAGACCATCCATGCCCTGGGCCTGACCGAAGAGGAGTCCAAGACCCTCCTCAACGATCCAATACTCATCGACTCTCTGGAATCCTCCGAGGataaggaggggggtgaggacgaCAAAGAAAAGGAGAAGTCTGAAGGAGACGAAGAGAGCTTGACTCGTACCAGCGGAAAGAAAGAGTCCGAGCAGAGCCACGTGGAGTTGGATAAAGAGGGATGCGTGACGGGTAGAAGTGCTTGTCTGCTGTTCTCCAATGAGAACGGCCCGTCGAGTGATGAGGAATCCAACTGGACTGCACTGTCTCAGGATGGCCCTGCTGAAGGCTCGCCCAATGGAAACAGAG aGTCCTTCTGGGATTCCAATGCGTTTGAGACGGACACAGACCTGCCATCAGGCTGGATGCGTGTCCGAGACACCTCAGGCACGTATTACTGGCACATCCCCACAGGAACCACCCAGTGGgatcctccatcccccctggaTAAGCCAGGGGGGGACTCCATCATGTCCTCCAGCATGTCCCTGGAGACCGAACCAGAG GAGACATGGGGGGATATGTCTAACCCGGATGAAGGAGCTGTAGAGGAAGAACCGTGGAAG gaggagggagaggtggcgtCTGACCAGAGCCTGAAGGAGTTTGAGGGAGCAACTCTGCGCTATGCCTCCATCAACCTCAA CTATAACTGTTCCCactccgaggaggaggagaagcttgGTCCTCTCTGCACTGATCTGGAGGCTAAA TGTTTCGCTGTGCGCTCCCTGGGCTGGGTGGAGATGTCCGAAGAGGATATGGCGCCAGGAAAGAGCAGCGTTGCCGTGAACAACTGCATCAGACAGCTGTCTTACCACAAACACAATCTCCACGACACAGCAGGCatctggggggag GGTAAGGACATGCTGATGGTCCTGGAGAATGACACCATGAACCTGATCGACCCCCTGGGCCAGACCCTGCTGCACTCCCAGCCCATCCACAGCATCCGTGTGTGGGGCGTCGGCAGAGACAATGGCAG AGATTTTGCTTATGTGGCAAGAGACAACCTAACCCAAGTCCTGAAGTGTCACGTCTTCCGCTGTGACTCCCCGGCCAAGAACATCGCTACGAGCCTTCATGAGATGTGCTCCAAG ATAATGACAGAGAGGAAATCAACCAAGCCTGGGCTGAGCAGACTGAACTCTGACCCATGCAAACCCATGGACATCCCTGTTCAAG AGTTCCCTGTTCCCAAGAATGAGCTTTTCCAGCGCTTCCTGGTCTATTACCTTGGTAACGTACCTGTGGCAAAGCCAGTAGGTAAGGGAAGCATGG GCATGGACACAGTCAACGAGGCTTTGGCGGTTGCAATGAACGGCAATGGGAAGCAGGACTGGACCCCCGTGTCTGTCAACGTGGCTCCTGCCACTCTCACCATACTCACCAGAGAG ACGCAGGAAGTGCTGTCGGAGTGCAGGGTTCGTTTCCTGTCCTTCATGGGCGTGGGGAAGGACGTCCACACCTTCGCCTTCATCATGGCCGAGGGCCCAGGGGACTTCATCTGTCACATGTTCTGGTGCGAGCCCAACGCTGCCAGTCTGAGTGAGGCCGTCCAGGCAGCCTGCATG CTGCGCTACCAGAAGTGTCTGGATGCACGGCCCCCCAGCCTGGGCTCCTGCCTGCCCACACCCCCCACTGACTCGGTGGCCCGCCGGGTCAGGAAGGGGGTCCAGAGTCTGCTGGGCAGCTTCAAGAGCTACAGGTCTGGATCCCAGTCCCcctga
- the LOC136951864 gene encoding amyloid beta precursor protein binding family B member 1-like isoform X3, with protein sequence MGGHDDEVSYVVNNQRQDEELKNKLNDSSNWGDQESTGSNAKWVKDGQNQLRKVAEKHQDQDHNCNINLNGNEDDHPPQNTTQEEQQGNEEHTVSPKTIHALGLTEEESKTLLNDPILIDSLESSEDKEGGEDDKEKEKSEGDEESLTRTSGKKESEQSHVELDKEGCVTGRSACLLFSNENGPSSDEESNWTALSQDGPAEGSPNGNRESFWDSNAFETDTDLPSGWMRVRDTSGTYYWHIPTGTTQWDPPSPLDKPGGDSIMSSSMSLETEPEETWGDMSNPDEGAVEEEPWKEEGEVASDQSLKEFEGATLRYASINLNYNCSHSEEEEKLGPLCTDLEAKCFAVRSLGWVEMSEEDMAPGKSSVAVNNCIRQLSYHKHNLHDTAGIWGEGKDMLMVLENDTMNLIDPLGQTLLHSQPIHSIRVWGVGRDNGRSVDFAYVARDNLTQVLKCHVFRCDSPAKNIATSLHEMCSKIMTERKSTKPGLSRLNSDPCKPMDIPVQEFPVPKNELFQRFLVYYLGNVPVAKPVGMDTVNEALAVAMNGNGKQDWTPVSVNVAPATLTILTRETQEVLSECRVRFLSFMGVGKDVHTFAFIMAEGPGDFICHMFWCEPNAASLSEAVQAACMLRYQKCLDARPPSLGSCLPTPPTDSVARRVRKGVQSLLGSFKSYRSGSQSP encoded by the exons ATGGGTGGTCATGATGATGAGGTGTCATACGTAGTCAACAACCAGCGACAGGATGAAGAGTTGAAGAACAAGCTGAATGACAGCAGCAATTGGGGTGACCAGGAGTCAACTGGTAGCAATGCCAAGTGGGTCAAAGATGGCCAGAACCAGCTGCGCAAGGTAGCAGAgaagcaccaggaccaggaccacaaCTGCAACATCAACCTCAATGGAAACGAGGACGATCACCCACCGCAGAACACCACTCAGGAAGAGCAACAGGGGAACGAGGAACACACCGTGTCCCCCAAGACCATCCATGCCCTGGGCCTGACCGAAGAGGAGTCCAAGACCCTCCTCAACGATCCAATACTCATCGACTCTCTGGAATCCTCCGAGGataaggaggggggtgaggacgaCAAAGAAAAGGAGAAGTCTGAAGGAGACGAAGAGAGCTTGACTCGTACCAGCGGAAAGAAAGAGTCCGAGCAGAGCCACGTGGAGTTGGATAAAGAGGGATGCGTGACGGGTAGAAGTGCTTGTCTGCTGTTCTCCAATGAGAACGGCCCGTCGAGTGATGAGGAATCCAACTGGACTGCACTGTCTCAGGATGGCCCTGCTGAAGGCTCGCCCAATGGAAACAGAG aGTCCTTCTGGGATTCCAATGCGTTTGAGACGGACACAGACCTGCCATCAGGCTGGATGCGTGTCCGAGACACCTCAGGCACGTATTACTGGCACATCCCCACAGGAACCACCCAGTGGgatcctccatcccccctggaTAAGCCAGGGGGGGACTCCATCATGTCCTCCAGCATGTCCCTGGAGACCGAACCAGAG GAGACATGGGGGGATATGTCTAACCCGGATGAAGGAGCTGTAGAGGAAGAACCGTGGAAG gaggagggagaggtggcgtCTGACCAGAGCCTGAAGGAGTTTGAGGGAGCAACTCTGCGCTATGCCTCCATCAACCTCAA CTATAACTGTTCCCactccgaggaggaggagaagcttgGTCCTCTCTGCACTGATCTGGAGGCTAAA TGTTTCGCTGTGCGCTCCCTGGGCTGGGTGGAGATGTCCGAAGAGGATATGGCGCCAGGAAAGAGCAGCGTTGCCGTGAACAACTGCATCAGACAGCTGTCTTACCACAAACACAATCTCCACGACACAGCAGGCatctggggggag GGTAAGGACATGCTGATGGTCCTGGAGAATGACACCATGAACCTGATCGACCCCCTGGGCCAGACCCTGCTGCACTCCCAGCCCATCCACAGCATCCGTGTGTGGGGCGTCGGCAGAGACAATGGCAGGTCAGT AGATTTTGCTTATGTGGCAAGAGACAACCTAACCCAAGTCCTGAAGTGTCACGTCTTCCGCTGTGACTCCCCGGCCAAGAACATCGCTACGAGCCTTCATGAGATGTGCTCCAAG ATAATGACAGAGAGGAAATCAACCAAGCCTGGGCTGAGCAGACTGAACTCTGACCCATGCAAACCCATGGACATCCCTGTTCAAG AGTTCCCTGTTCCCAAGAATGAGCTTTTCCAGCGCTTCCTGGTCTATTACCTTGGTAACGTACCTGTGGCAAAGCCAGTAG GCATGGACACAGTCAACGAGGCTTTGGCGGTTGCAATGAACGGCAATGGGAAGCAGGACTGGACCCCCGTGTCTGTCAACGTGGCTCCTGCCACTCTCACCATACTCACCAGAGAG ACGCAGGAAGTGCTGTCGGAGTGCAGGGTTCGTTTCCTGTCCTTCATGGGCGTGGGGAAGGACGTCCACACCTTCGCCTTCATCATGGCCGAGGGCCCAGGGGACTTCATCTGTCACATGTTCTGGTGCGAGCCCAACGCTGCCAGTCTGAGTGAGGCCGTCCAGGCAGCCTGCATG CTGCGCTACCAGAAGTGTCTGGATGCACGGCCCCCCAGCCTGGGCTCCTGCCTGCCCACACCCCCCACTGACTCGGTGGCCCGCCGGGTCAGGAAGGGGGTCCAGAGTCTGCTGGGCAGCTTCAAGAGCTACAGGTCTGGATCCCAGTCCCcctga
- the LOC136951864 gene encoding amyloid beta precursor protein binding family B member 1-like isoform X1 has product MGGHDDEVSYVVNNQRQDEELKNKLNDSSNWGDQESTGSNAKWVKDGQNQLRKVAEKHQDQDHNCNINLNGNEDDHPPQNTTQEEQQGNEEHTVSPKTIHALGLTEEESKTLLNDPILIDSLESSEDKEGGEDDKEKEKSEGDEESLTRTSGKKESEQSHVELDKEGCVTGRSACLLFSNENGPSSDEESNWTALSQDGPAEGSPNGNRESFWDSNAFETDTDLPSGWMRVRDTSGTYYWHIPTGTTQWDPPSPLDKPGGDSIMSSSMSLETEPEETWGDMSNPDEGAVEEEPWKEEGEVASDQSLKEFEGATLRYASINLNYNCSHSEEEEKLGPLCTDLEAKCFAVRSLGWVEMSEEDMAPGKSSVAVNNCIRQLSYHKHNLHDTAGIWGEGKDMLMVLENDTMNLIDPLGQTLLHSQPIHSIRVWGVGRDNGRSVDFAYVARDNLTQVLKCHVFRCDSPAKNIATSLHEMCSKIMTERKSTKPGLSRLNSDPCKPMDIPVQEFPVPKNELFQRFLVYYLGNVPVAKPVGKGSMGMDTVNEALAVAMNGNGKQDWTPVSVNVAPATLTILTRETQEVLSECRVRFLSFMGVGKDVHTFAFIMAEGPGDFICHMFWCEPNAASLSEAVQAACMLRYQKCLDARPPSLGSCLPTPPTDSVARRVRKGVQSLLGSFKSYRSGSQSP; this is encoded by the exons ATGGGTGGTCATGATGATGAGGTGTCATACGTAGTCAACAACCAGCGACAGGATGAAGAGTTGAAGAACAAGCTGAATGACAGCAGCAATTGGGGTGACCAGGAGTCAACTGGTAGCAATGCCAAGTGGGTCAAAGATGGCCAGAACCAGCTGCGCAAGGTAGCAGAgaagcaccaggaccaggaccacaaCTGCAACATCAACCTCAATGGAAACGAGGACGATCACCCACCGCAGAACACCACTCAGGAAGAGCAACAGGGGAACGAGGAACACACCGTGTCCCCCAAGACCATCCATGCCCTGGGCCTGACCGAAGAGGAGTCCAAGACCCTCCTCAACGATCCAATACTCATCGACTCTCTGGAATCCTCCGAGGataaggaggggggtgaggacgaCAAAGAAAAGGAGAAGTCTGAAGGAGACGAAGAGAGCTTGACTCGTACCAGCGGAAAGAAAGAGTCCGAGCAGAGCCACGTGGAGTTGGATAAAGAGGGATGCGTGACGGGTAGAAGTGCTTGTCTGCTGTTCTCCAATGAGAACGGCCCGTCGAGTGATGAGGAATCCAACTGGACTGCACTGTCTCAGGATGGCCCTGCTGAAGGCTCGCCCAATGGAAACAGAG aGTCCTTCTGGGATTCCAATGCGTTTGAGACGGACACAGACCTGCCATCAGGCTGGATGCGTGTCCGAGACACCTCAGGCACGTATTACTGGCACATCCCCACAGGAACCACCCAGTGGgatcctccatcccccctggaTAAGCCAGGGGGGGACTCCATCATGTCCTCCAGCATGTCCCTGGAGACCGAACCAGAG GAGACATGGGGGGATATGTCTAACCCGGATGAAGGAGCTGTAGAGGAAGAACCGTGGAAG gaggagggagaggtggcgtCTGACCAGAGCCTGAAGGAGTTTGAGGGAGCAACTCTGCGCTATGCCTCCATCAACCTCAA CTATAACTGTTCCCactccgaggaggaggagaagcttgGTCCTCTCTGCACTGATCTGGAGGCTAAA TGTTTCGCTGTGCGCTCCCTGGGCTGGGTGGAGATGTCCGAAGAGGATATGGCGCCAGGAAAGAGCAGCGTTGCCGTGAACAACTGCATCAGACAGCTGTCTTACCACAAACACAATCTCCACGACACAGCAGGCatctggggggag GGTAAGGACATGCTGATGGTCCTGGAGAATGACACCATGAACCTGATCGACCCCCTGGGCCAGACCCTGCTGCACTCCCAGCCCATCCACAGCATCCGTGTGTGGGGCGTCGGCAGAGACAATGGCAGGTCAGT AGATTTTGCTTATGTGGCAAGAGACAACCTAACCCAAGTCCTGAAGTGTCACGTCTTCCGCTGTGACTCCCCGGCCAAGAACATCGCTACGAGCCTTCATGAGATGTGCTCCAAG ATAATGACAGAGAGGAAATCAACCAAGCCTGGGCTGAGCAGACTGAACTCTGACCCATGCAAACCCATGGACATCCCTGTTCAAG AGTTCCCTGTTCCCAAGAATGAGCTTTTCCAGCGCTTCCTGGTCTATTACCTTGGTAACGTACCTGTGGCAAAGCCAGTAGGTAAGGGAAGCATGG GCATGGACACAGTCAACGAGGCTTTGGCGGTTGCAATGAACGGCAATGGGAAGCAGGACTGGACCCCCGTGTCTGTCAACGTGGCTCCTGCCACTCTCACCATACTCACCAGAGAG ACGCAGGAAGTGCTGTCGGAGTGCAGGGTTCGTTTCCTGTCCTTCATGGGCGTGGGGAAGGACGTCCACACCTTCGCCTTCATCATGGCCGAGGGCCCAGGGGACTTCATCTGTCACATGTTCTGGTGCGAGCCCAACGCTGCCAGTCTGAGTGAGGCCGTCCAGGCAGCCTGCATG CTGCGCTACCAGAAGTGTCTGGATGCACGGCCCCCCAGCCTGGGCTCCTGCCTGCCCACACCCCCCACTGACTCGGTGGCCCGCCGGGTCAGGAAGGGGGTCCAGAGTCTGCTGGGCAGCTTCAAGAGCTACAGGTCTGGATCCCAGTCCCcctga